In the genome of Massilia sp. UMI-21, the window AGCCCACGAGCGCAACCTGATCGACGCCGACGCACTCTCGATGATCGAGGGGGTGTTCCAGGTCTCCGACCTGTCCGTGCGCGACATCATGGTGCCGCGTTCGCAAATGGACGTGATCGACATCACCGATCCGATCGAGGAGTGGCTGCCGATCGTGCTCGAGACCCAGCACTCGCGCTTCCCCGCCATCGAGGGCGAGCGCGACAAGGTGGTCGGCATCCTGCTGGCCAAGGACCTGCTGCGTTACTACGCCGGGGAATCCTTCGACGTGCGCAAGATGCTGCGCCCGGCGATCTTCATCCCGGAATCGAAGCGCCTGAACGTGCTGCTGCGCGACTTCCGCGCCAACCACAACCACATGGCCATCGTCGTCGACGAATACAGCGGCGTGGCCGGCCTGATCACCATCGAGGACGTGCTCGAGCAGATCGTCGGCGACATCGACGACGAGTACGACGTCGACGAGGACGAAGACAACGTCCTGTCGATCAAAGAGGGCCATCTCGGCCCGCGCTGGCGCGTCAAGGCCCTGACCGAGATCGAGCAGTTCAACGAAGAGGTCGGCGCCGACCTGCCCGAGATCGATGCCGACACCATCGGCGGCCTGGTGGCCAGCCACCTCGGGCGCATGCCGCACAAGGGCGAGGTGTTCGACCTCCAGAACCTGCGCTTCGAAGTGCTGCGCGCCGACGCGCGCCAGATCCACGTGCTGCTGGTCGAGAAGCTGCCGCTGGCCGAAGACCACCACGACTGATGCTGCGCCGCCGTTCGACGTCCACGACCGCACCTGATCCCAGCCTGCGCGGCGCCAGGCCTTCCCCGAAGGCCCTGGTCCTGATGGCGCTGGCCGGCGCCAGTTCCCTGCTGTCCTTCCAGCCCTTCGGCTGGTGGCCGCTGCAGTTCCTCTCCCTCGCCTGTTTTTTCTACCAGGTCGGCATGGGCACCTCGGTCCGCCGCGGCACCTGGCTCGGCTGGGCCTTCGGCTTCGGCTGGTCGGTGGCGGGCATGCACTGGCTGTACATCGCCATCACCCGCTTCGGCGGCCTGCCCGCCATCCTCGGCGCGATCGCGATCGCCCTGCTCGGCCTGTACATGGGCCTGTTCGGCGCCTTCGCCGGCGCCGCCGCCAGCTGGCTGCGCCGCACCTGGTCGCTGCCGGTGGCCGCCTTCGTGCTGCTGGTGCTGCCCGCCACATGGGGCGTGTCGGAATGGATGCGCGGCTGGGTCTTCACCGGCTTTCCGTGGGCGGCGTCGGGCTATGCGCACAACGTCTCGCCACTGGCCGGCTATGCGCCGATCCTCGGCGTCTACGGCGTCGGGGTGCTGGCCGCCCTGGGCGCCGGCTGTATCGTGATGCTGACCCAGCGCGGTCGCTGGCGCTGGCCGGCATTGAGCCTGTTCGCGGCCGTGATGATGGGCGGCTTCGCCCTCAAGTTCGTCGCATGGACCCATGAGGTAGGCCAGCCCTTGAGCGTGCGCCTGCTGCAGGGCGACGTGAAGCAGGACCAGAAGTTCGACGCCGCCTATTTGTACGACATCATCGGGCGCTACCAGGCGATGATCACGGCGGCCCCGGCCGACCTGATCGCCACGCCCGAGACCGCGATTCCGGTCGCGCCGCAACAGCTGCCCGAAGGCTACCTCGCATCCCTGCAGGGCTTCGCGGCGCAGACGCGCAGCCACCTGATGATCGGCATCCCGATGATCGACAGCCCGACGCAGTACGGCAACAGCGTGATCGCCTTCGGCCCGGGCTCGCCTGCCTACCGCTACGACAAGCACCACCTGGTGCCCTTCGGCGAATTCATTCCACCGGGCTTTCGCTGGTTCACCGACCTGATGCACATTCCGCTGGGCGACCAGACCCGCGGCCCGGCGCTGCAGGCGCCGTTCCCGGTGAAGGACCAGCTGGTGCTGCCGAATATCTGCTACGAGGACGCCTTCGGCGAAGAGATCGCAGCCCAGCTGCGCAATGCGCCGCGTCCAGCCACCTTGTTGCTGAACGTGTCGAACCTGGCCTGGTATGGCGATTCGGTGGCGATCCCGCAGCACCTGCAGATCTCGCAGATGCGCGCGATCGAGACCGGCCGCCCGATGCTGCGTTCGACCAACAACGGCGCCACCGCCGTGATCGACGGCCGCGGCAATGTGCTGCAGCGCCTGCCCTTCTACGAGCGCGGCGTGCTGGCCGCCACCGTGCGCGGCACCGAAGGGTTCACGCCCTATATCCGCTTCGGCAACCTGGCTTTCCTGGCGCTCGGCGGCCTGATGCTGCTCGGCGCGTGGTTCGCCGGCCGCCGCTATCGCCACCGGGGTTCGTAGGGTGGACGGCTTCGCCGTCCGCGCGTTCAAATATCGAATGCGCTGTCACAACGCGACCGTGAGTTGAACGCGCGGGCGGGACACCCGCCCTACGAAAAACCGATCTAATCTTAATGCTGAGTTGAATCGCTCCCCAGAGGACCGGTAAAACTTAGTAGAATTGGTCATTTGGCAAATTACCGTGACCGCGGCATGAAGGCCGCGGCACCCACCCCATGCTCACATTCCAACAAATCATCCTCACCCTGCAGACCTACTGGGACAAGCAGGGTTGCGCACTGCTGCAGCCGTACGACATGGAAGTCGGCGCAGGCACCTTCCACACCGGCACCTTCCTGCGCGCGATCGGCCCGGAGCCGTGGCGCGCGGCCTACGTGCAGCCTTCGCGCCGCCCGAAGGATGGCCGCTACGGCGAGAACCCGAACCGCCTGCAGCACTACTACCAGTACCAGGTGGTGCTCAAGCCGGCGCCGGAAAACATCCTCGACCTCTACCTCGGCTCGCTCGAGGCGCTGGGCCTGGACCTGAAGAAGAACGACGTGCGTTTTGTGGAAGACGACTGGGAAAGCCCGACCCTGGGCGCCTGGGGCCTGGGCTGGGAAGTCTGGCTGAACGGCATGGAAGTCACCCAGTTCACCTACTTCCAGCAAGTCGGCGGCCTCGATTGCAAGCCGGTGCTGGGCGAGATCACCTACGGCATCGAGCGCCTGGCGATGTACCTGCAGGGCGTCGAGAACGTCTACGATCTGGTCTGGACCGAGTGGGAAGAAAACGGACAGAAGAAGACGCTGAGCTACGGCGACGTCTTCCACCAGAACGAAGTCGAGCAGTCGACCTACAACTTCGAGCACGCCAATACCGACCTGCTGTTCCAGGCCTTCTCGAATCACGAGGCCGAGGCCAAGCGCCTGGTCGAACTGCAGCTGACGCTGCCGGCCTACGAACAGATCATGAAAGCTTCGCACAGCTTCAACATGCTGGACGCGCGCGGCGCCATCTCGGTGACCGAACGCGCCGCCTACATCGGCCGCGTGCGCACCCTGTCGCGCCTGGTCGCCCAGGCCTACTACGATTCGCGCGAGAAGCTCGGCTTCCCGATGCTTCCTGGCGCCGACAAGGCAGCAGCCTGATTGAAAAGAATAGAACAGATGATGAACCAGACTCTCCTCGTCGAAATCCAGACCGAAGAACTGCCGCCGAAAGCGCTCGTCAAGCTCGGCGCCGCCTTTGCCAACGGCATCGCCAATGGCCTGAAGGCGCGCGACTTCCTTGAGGCCGACAGCGTCGCCACCGCCCACGCCACGCCGCGCCGCCTGGCGGTCACGATCACCAATGTGCGCGCCACCTCGCCCGACAAGTCCATTCGCGAAAAGGTGCTGCCGGTCTCGGTCGCGCTGGACAAGGAAGGCAAGCCGTCCGCCCCGCTGGCCAAGAAGCTGGCCGCGCTGGGCTTCCCCGACCTGCAGATCGGCGACCTGGAACGCGCCCAGGACGGCAAGGCCGAATCCTTCTTCTACACCTACACCGCCAGCGGCAGCCAGCTGGCCGGCGCCCTGCAGGACGTCCTGCAGGAGACCGTCGCCAAGCTGCCGATCCCGAAAGTCATGAGCTACCAGCGGCCGGGCGGCGAGACCGTCCACTTCGTGCGTCCGGTACACCTGCTGCTGGCCCTGCACGGCGAGCAGGTGCTGCCCTTGTCGCTGCTCGGCCTGGAGGCCGGCCGCCAGACCATGGGCCACCGCTTCCTGTCGCACGGCCAGCCGATCGCCATCCTGCACGCGGACAACTACGCCGCCGTGCTCGAAAGCGAAGGCAAGGTGCTGTCGAGCGCAGAGGCGCGCAAGGAAAGCATTCGCAAGCAGCTGCTCGACAAGGCCGGCGCCGACCAGGTGCTGATGCCGGAATCGCTGCTCGACGAAGTGGCCGCGCTGGTCGAATGGCCGGTGGTGTACGAATGCCGCTTCGAGGAAGAATTCCTGGCGGTGCCGCAGGAATGCCTGATCCTGACGATGCAGACCAACCAGAAGTACTTCGCGCTGACGGACAGCACCGGCAAGCTGCGCTCGCGCTTCCTGATCGTGTCGAACCTGGAGACCGACGACCCGTCGGCGATCGTCGGCGGCAACGAGCGCGTGGTGCGCCCACGCCTGTCGGACGCCAAGTTCTTCTTCGAGCAGGACAAGAAGAAGACGCTCGAATCGCGCCTGCCGCAACTGGCCAACGTGGTCTACCACAACAAGCTGGGCACCCAGCTCGCGCGCACCGAGCGCGTCATGAGCCTGGCCGCGGCGATTGCGCGCCGCCTCGGCTTCGACGTGGCGCTGGCCGAGCGCGGCGCGCGCCTGGCCAAGGCCGACCTGCTGACCGACATGGTGGGCGAGTTCCCGGAACTGCAGGGCATCATGGGCACCTACTACGCGCGCCACGACGGCGAGCACGAGGAAATCGCCCTGGCCGCCTCCGAACACTACCAGCCGCGCTTCGCCGGCGACGCCCTGCCGTCGACCGATACCGGCCTGGCGGTGGCGCTGGCCGACAAGCTGGAAACCCTGGTCGGGATCTGGGGCATCGGCCTGCAGCCGACCGGCGAGAAGGACCCGTTCGCGTTGCGCCGCCATGCCCTGGGCGTGATGCGCATGCTGGTCGAGAAGCGCCTGCCGCTGTCCTTGCGGGACCTGGTCAACGACGCCTGCGCGCTGTTCGAAGGCCAGGCTGCCTTCAAAGAGGCGCGCGGCGACATCATCGCCTTCATGCTCGACCGCCTGCGCGGCATGCTGCGCGAGCGCGGTTTCTCGCCGAACGAGGTCGAGGCCGTGCTGGCCCAGAACCCGGACCGCGTCGACGACGTCGTCCAGCGCCTGGAAGCGGTGCAGGCCTTCGCCGCCCTGCCGGAATCAAGCTCGCTGGCAGCCGCCAACAAGCGCATCACCAACATCCTCAAGAAGAACGAGGACGCCCTGCCGCAGGACGCCGCGCTCAAGCAGGAATTGCTGGTCGAGCCGGCGGAAAGCGCGCTGGCCGCGAAGATGAAGCTGCTCGAGGGCGAGGTCACCAGCGCCTTCGAACGCAGCGACTTCACCGGCGCGCTCAAGACGCTGGCGCTGATGAAGGAAGAAGTCGACGCCTTCTTCAATGACGTGATGGTGATGGCCGAGGATGTCGCCCTGCGCAACAACCGCCTGGCGCTGCTGTCGCAGCTGCACGGCATGATGAACCGCGTGGCCGACATCTCGAAACTCGCCGCCTGACGCCTTGAAAGTAGTGCTATGAAACTCATCATCCTCGACCGGGATGGGGTCATCAACCAGGATTCGCCGGACTTCATCAAGTCGCCGGCGGAATGGATCCCGATTCCCGGTTCGCTGGAAGCGATCGCCCGCCTGAACCAGGCGGGCTACCGGGTCGTGATCGCCTCGAACCAGTCGGGCATCGCGCGCGAACTGTTCGACATCACGACCCTGAACGCGATCCACCAGAAACTGCATGCCAGCGCCCAGCTGGTGGGCGCCGACATCGACGCCATCTTCTTCTGCCCGCATGCGGCGGCCGACAACTGCGACTGCCGCAAGCCCAAGGCCGGCATGTTCGAGGAGATCAGCAAGCGCTTCAAGCTGAGCCTGAAAGGCGTGCCGACCGTGGGCGACTCGCTGCGCGACCTGCAGGCCGGCTTCATCATGGGTTGCGTGCCCTACCTGGTCCTGACCGGGAAAGGCGAGAAGACCCAGCAGACCGGCGGCCTGCCGCCCGGCACCCAGGTGTACCCCGACCTCGCCTCGATGGTGAACGCCTTCCTCAAGACCGCGGCACAGCGGCCTGACTGATAAAAGACCAACACTAGATTATTGTCCGGAGCCCCTTTGCGTAATTTCAGCCTGTTCCTGCGTTCCCTCCTCTTCAAGATCGTGATGATCGTGGCCACCGTGGTGTGGGCCTGCGTATGCTTCCTGGCGGCGCCACTGCCCTACAACAAACGCTTCTGGGTGACCTCGCGCTGGAACGTCTTCATCATCTGGTGCGCAAAGGTGATCTGCGGGATCCGCTACGAATTCAAGGGCTACGAGAACCTGCCGGACGCGCCGGCCATCGTGCTGTCGAAGCACCAGTCGGCCTGGGAGACTATCTTCCTGCTGCCGAACCTCACCCGGCCGCTGGTCTACGTCTTCAAGAAAGAGATCCTCTACATTCCCTTCTTCGGCTGGGGCATGGCGCTGCTGCGCATGATCCCGATCGACCGCAAGCAAGGCAAGAATGCGTTCGCCCACGTGGTCCGACACGGCAAGCGCCGCCTCGCCGACGGCCAGTGGATCATCATGTTCCCGGAGGGGACCCGCATCCCGGTGGGCCAGAAGGGCAAGTACAAGAGCGGCGGTACGCGCCTGGCTGTCGAAACCCAAACGGTGGTCGTGCCGATCGCGCATAATTCAGGTGAGTGCTGGCCGAAGAATTCGTTCATCAAGCGCCCGGGCCTGATCACGGTCTCGATCGGCAAACCGATTTCGCCAGAAAACCACACCCCCGACAGCATGATGCAAGAGGTCGAAAATTGGATAGAATCCGAAATGCGCGTTATCTCGCCCCACGTCTACAAAGGTGGCTGAGCGACGTCAGCGCCCAGATCAGGAATTCGAAACCGCAGCACGACATGAGCTCCTCCAAGGTCGACGGGCACCAGCTGGAACTGTTTGCACAGGATTTTTTCGCGGCGCTCAGGCCCTCGGATAAACCGGCGCCACCCTCCCAGCCTCTCTTCAAGGCGCCGCCTCCGGCGCCGCGCCACCTGATACCCGTCCCGCCGGTCGCGGCGGGCGATCCGCCGCTCCAGCGCATCGTCCTCGGGTCCCATACCGTCGATTACGCCCTGCGGCGCTCGTCGCGCCGTTCGATCGGCTTCATGATCGACGACGACGGCCTGCGCGTGACGGCGCCGCGCCGCTGCAGCCAGGCCGATATCGACAACGCCATCCGCGCCAAGCAGCGCTGGATCCTGACCAAGCTGCTCGAACGCGGCGAACGCCGCGTCAAGCAGCAGGAGCGCCCGCCGGTCGAGTGGAAGGATGGCGCGCGCCTGCCCTACCTGGGCGGCGAGATCACGCTGCGGCTCGAGGAAGCCGCGCGCAGCCACTGCCAGTTCGACGCTGCCGGCCGCGAGCTCTGGATCGGTGTCGTACCCGGCCTGTCGGAATGGCAGCTGAAGGAGCGCGTCAAGCTGTGGTTCCAGTCCGAGGCACGAAAGCTGTTCCAGGAGCGCCTGGCGTTCTTCGCGCCGCAGCTGAACGTGCGCTACGAAGCCTTCGCGCTGTCCTCGGCGGGCACGCGCTGGGGTTCGTGCACGATCGAAGGGAATATCCGGCTGAACTGGCGCCTGATCCACTATCCCGCCTCCCTGGTGGACTATGTGGTGGTGCACGAACTGGCGCACCTGCGCGAGATGAACCACAGCCCGCGCTTCTGGGCGGCGGTGGGCGAGGTGTATCCGGATTACGATGGGGCGCGGTTGGCGCTCAAGAAGCGCTCGCACGAGATGCCGGTGCTGTTTGCGGATTGAGCCGCGGCGGATGATTTGCTGCTAACCGTAGGGTGGGCAGGTTTCCTGCCCACGCGTCCAAATCACGGTGGATCGTCGAGCGCGGCATTTCAGCTGCTCGCTATCACCGCGTGGGCGGGAGGACCCGCCCACCCTACAACAGCGCATCGCGGCGCGCCGCCGCCAATTCTTTCATCGCGCCCGTCTGCGCATCCGACAGCGCCCGGTACGGAATCGGCAGCGTGCCGCGCTTGAGTACCATCATGAAGCCGCGCGGATTGAGCCGCGGCGGATGATTTGCTGCTAGCCGTAGGGTGGGCAGGTTTCCTGCCCACGCGTCCAAATCACGGTGGATCGTCGAGCGCGGCATGTCAGCTGCTCACGATCACCGCGTGGGCGGGAGGACCCGCCCACCCTACAACAGCGCATCGCGGCGCGCCGCCGCCAATTCTTTCATCGCGCCCGTCTGCGCATCCGACAGCGCCCGGTACGGAATCGGCAAGGTGCCGCGCTTGAGCACCATCATGAAGCCGCGCGGATAGGTGCGCACGCCGATCACGTCCTCCCATCCGATCAGGGTCACGCCGCCGCTGGTACGCACGATGCCGTGCTGGTCGATGGTGAATTCGTAGGTGCGCCGTCCGCGCCCGAGCATGATGAAATGGAGGGCCGCGCCGAGCGTGCTTTTCAAACGCAGGTAGAGGCTGGCAGGCCAGCGGATGCGGCGGCGGCGGATCAGGAAGCCGGCATGCTGCCACATGAAGCTCGTGTATTCGCCCAGCGTGTAGCGTACGAAGAAATGCAATTCGGATAAGGGCAAGAGAGGGGCCGCGGACACGGTGGCCGCCGCTACGGGACCCGGGCCGTCTGCCGTGCCGGCGTTGGCATGCATGTGCAGCACATTGTCGTCGGCCTGCTGCTGGAGCAGCGATGCAACAGGTTTCCCGCTACGCATTCCATTGCCAGACGGTCTCGGGTGATTAAACGACAACATTGCGCATCCCCTGGTTATTATCCGAGCTCGAAACGGAATGGTAACAAAACCTACCGGATCAGGCGTCGCAGGAGTTCAACAGTGCGCAGGGTGGCGCCGCGGTGGCGGCCTGCGAAGGCCAGCGCGTGCGCGCCCATGCCGGCACGCGCGCCATCGTCCTCGAGCAGGCGCAGCGCCGCCGCGACCAGGGCGTCGGCGTCCGCCACGCGCAGGGCCGCGCCGTCCGCCACCGCTTCGTCGGTGGCCTGGGCGAAATTGAAGGTGTGCTGGCCCACCAGCACCGGCTTGCCGAGCGCGCAGGCCTCGATCAGGTTCTGCCCGCCCAGCGGCATCAGGCTGCCGCCGACGAAGGCGCAGTCGCAGGCGGCGTAGTAGGCGAACATCTCGCCCATCGAATCGCCCAGCAGGACCTCGGCCCCGCCCAGTCCGTCACCCGCACCGGCGTCGAGCCGCGAACGGCGCTGCACCGCCAGGCCGCGCGCCGCAGCCAGCTTCTCGACCTCGTCGAATCGCTGCGGATGGCGCGGCACGATGGCCAGCAGCGCCCCCGCCGGCTTGTCGGCCACGCGCTGCCAGGCGTCCAGGATCAGCGTCTCCTCGCCCTCGCGCGTGCTGGCGCACAGGAACACCGGGCGCTCGCCGCACTGCGCGCGCAGCCAGGCGCCCTTCTCCAGCGCGGACTGCGGCGGCACCACGTCGAACTTGATGCTGCCGGTGACCGCCACCTGGGGCGCGCCGAGCGAACGGATGCGGTCCGCATCGGCCTCGGTCTGCGCCGCCACCAGCGCGATCGCGCCGGCCGCGTCCAGCATCAGGGCGCCCATCTTGCGCCCGCGCCGCAGCGAACGCTCCGACAGGCGCGCGTTCACCAGCGCCACCGGCACCGCGCGGCGTGCGCAGCCGGCGACCAGGTTCGGCCACACCTCGGTCTCCATCAGGATGCACACGCGCGGCTGGAAGCGGCCCAGGAAGCGCGCCACCATGAACCCGGTGTCGTAAGGCAGGTAGGACTGCAGCACGCGGTCGCCGTGGTGGCCGAACAGCGACTTGCCGGTGGCGCGCCCGGTCGGCGTCATGTGGGTGAGCAGGATGCGCGCATCCGGATATTCCTCCAGCAGCGCCTCGACCAAGGGCTCGGCGGCGCGGGTCTCGCCGACCGAGACGGCATGCACCCACAGCGTCGGGCGCGCAGAGGCCGGCGCGTCCGGAAAGCCCAGGCGCTCGGCCCAGTGGGCGCGGTAGCCGGGCTCCTTGCGTCCGCGCCACCACAGGCGCCCCAGCACCAGCGGCAGCGCCAGCCACCAGGCCAGCGAGTACAGCAGACGGTTCATGGCGCCACCTTCACCGCGCGTCCAGCAGGCGGCGCGCAGCGGCGATGACCTCGGGCGCCGGCGGCGGCGCTTGGATGTCGCCCAGGTTGACGATCTTGTCCGACCAGTTGCCCTCGGTCTTCCACTTCGGGGAGTCGCAGTAGATCTCGACCGTGGGACGCACGAAGGCGGCCGCGATGTGGGTCAGGCCGGTGTCCACGCCGACCGCCAGCCGCGCGTGCCGGGCCAGCGCCACCGCGTCCATCATCGACAGTTTCGGCAGCACGCGCGCGTTCGGCAGGCCGGCGGCAAGCAGCTCGGCTTCCTGCAATTCGCCGGGCGAGCCCCAGGGCAGCAGCACCGGCATCGGCGCCAGCGCGCGGCCGAGTGCGATCCAGTTCTCGCGCGACCACTTCTTGGCCTCGCGCGCGGTGCCGTGGAAGAACACGGCGTAGTCCTCGGGCGGCAGGAAGCCCGGCCGCGAGCCCGCTTCCGGCGCAGGCAGCCCGAAGTCGGGCGGACAGTCGACCGCGTAGCCGAGCGCCGCGCCGGCCACCATGCGGCCGCGCGCCACCGCGTGGGTGCGCGGGTCCAGCGGGATGCTGTGGGTGTGGAAGATGCGCGAGATGCCTTCGTAGCCCGAGCCTTCGCTGCCGTTGGCCAGGCCGACCTTGCGCCCTCCCCGCACGGTGCGCGCCGCGCCCATGATGATGCCGGTCTTGAGCAGGCCCTGGGTATCGAACACGACATCGTATTCTTCTTCGCGCAGGGTAGCGAAGAAGGCTTTGATCTCGGCCCGGGTCTCCGCCTTGCCGAGGCTCTTGCGCCAGCGGCGCAGCGCCCACGGAATGATTTTACGGACGTGCGGGTTCAGGCGCACCAGGCTGGTATAGCCTTCTTCCACCACCCAGTCGATGGTGGCGCCCGGGTGGTGGCGCAGGATGTCGGCCACCATCGGCAGGTTGTGCAGCACGTCGCCCAGCGACGATACGCGCACCAGCAAAATCTTCACGCGGACTCGCTTAGAAAGGCAGTTCGGCGTCCGGCTTGGCGGCCAGGATCACCTCTTTGAATTCGGCCTGGATGCGGGCCAGCGCCTCCGGGTTCTCGCCCTCGAACCGCAGCACCACCACCGGGGTCGTGTTCGAGGAACGGGCCAGGCCGAAGCCGTCCGGGTATTCCACGCGCAGGCCGTCGATGCCGTTGATTTTCTCGGAGCTCGGGAAGCTGGCGTTGGCGCGCAGGCTGTCGATCAGGGCGAAGTTCTCGCCTTCCTTCAGGTGCAGGTGCAGTTCCGGGGTGCTGCTGGCGATCGGCAGGCTGTTGAGCAGGGCCGACGGGTCCTGCTCCCTGGTCAGGATCTCGAGCATGCGCGCGCCGGCGTACAGGCCGTCGTCGAAGCCGTACCAGCGGTCCTTGAAGAAGATGTGGCCGCTCATTTCGCCGCCCAGCGGGGCGCCGGTTTCCTTCAGCTTGGCCTTGACCAGCGAGTGGCCGGTCTTCCACATCAGCGGGCGGCCGCCGGCTTGTTCGATCCACGGGGCGAGGTGGCGGGTGCACTTGACGTCGTACAGGATCTCGGCGCCCGGGTTGCGCGACAGGACATCGCTGGCGAACAGCATCATCTGGCGATCCGGGAAGATGATCTGGCCATCCTTGGTGACGATGCCCAGGCGGTCGCCGTCGCCATCGAAGGCCAGGCCGATCTCGGCGTCGGTGTCCTGCAGCGCCTTGATCAGGTCCTGCAGGTTTTCCGGATGCGCCGGGTCCGGATGGTGGTTCGGGAAGTGGCCGTCCACCTCGCAGAACAGTTCGACCACCTCGCAGCCCATGCCGCGGAACAAAGCCGGGGCGAAGGCGCCGGCCACGCCGTTGCCGCAGTCGACCGCGATCTTGATCGGGCGTGCGATCTTGACGTCGCCGATGATGCGCTCGAGGTAGGCCTGGCGGATGTCGTGGGTGCCGTAGCCGCCGCGCTGCCCGGCCACCTTGCCGTCGCCGCTGTCGATATGGGCCGCGATGCTGTCGTGCAGGCCAAGGATGGCGTCGCCGTAGATCGCTTCGCCGGCCATCACCATCTTGAAGCCGTTGTAGTCCGGCGGATTGTGGCTGCCGGTGACCATGATGCCCGAGCGGGTGTCGAGCACATTGGTGGCGAAATAGACCATCGGGGTGGCGACCATGCCGAGATCGATCACGTCCACGCCGGCATCGCGCAGACCTTCGCCCAGTGCGGCGGCCAGGCCCGGGCCCGACAGGCGGCCGTCGCGGCCGATCACGACCTTGCGCTCCCCTTTCGCCAGCGCGGCGGCGCCGAATGCGCGGCCGATATGGCGAGCGATGCCCTCGTCCAGCGTCTTGTCGATAACGCCGCGAATGTCATAAGCCTTGAAGATCGTTTTCGAGAGAGCGAGCATGGTTTCCTTGGAAAGCTGGGGGCGCGGGCATGCGAAGGCAGCCTGGGACGCGGCAGCGCCGGCGCCGAATGATCGGGATGATAATCAAGAAAGCAAAACGCGCTTCCTTGAAGGAATGACAAATGCGAGTATTGTAGCGGCAAGCGGCGTCCTGTGGGAATCGGACGGACCGCTTGCGCAAGTGGCGCAGCTGATGCGAATGGCGCCGGGACCGGCACAGCCGGTCACGCGTGACAAGGCCCGGCGACTTACCGGGCGCGGCCAGGCGCTGCCAGACTCAGACGCGCAGCTTGTCGAGCGACTTGCCGCCTTCGACCCATTCCTTGACCCACTTCGGCTGGCGGCCACGGCCGGTCCATTGCTGCGAAGCATCGTCTGGATGGCGATAGCGCACGGCCACGGTCGTGCCCTTGCCCGCGTTGCCCTTGGCGCCACCGCGACCGCCGGTCGCCAGCAGGTCCTTGAGGGGTACGCCAACGCTTTGCGCGATCGCCAGAATCTGTTCGCGCGCCTTTTGCACTTCCTGTGCTTCGCGCGACTTCATTTCCTGCTTGATTTGTTCCTGCAGGTTGCGCAAATCGCCTACGGACATATTAGACAGATCCATCTTTATTCCCTCGTGAGTGAAAGGTTGAAACCGGAACGCCCAACAAAACCTTCATTGCCGCGTTGTATCGTGATGCGGTACCAGTGTACTGCCTTCGACGATACTGCCTGCCCCGAGGGCTTTGTCAGACACTCCAAGCTTGAAACAGCAAGGCGAGATACTCACCAAATGTCGCAATATACTAACATTAATATCTTAATTCCGCTTTTTCTTGTGAAGAAAAAGCCAGCGCGGCGACTTAAATCGAACAATACGCGCATATAACCAGAGGTAACTGATTATAAACAACAAACTGAAGAAGATCAGCACACTCGTGTTTTTCCAGAACACGGTGGCCGGCACGACCGCCATCAGGGAAAACAGCCATAAATATGGCGAGGTGCGCGCGTTCCTTTTCATCAGTGCACGCGCTTCGCGCGGCCCTACCGTCCATTGCACGATACGCCGGAATATCAAACTATGCAGATGAATTCCGTCGGGTAGAGCAGGTGATTTACCGCGCACGAACATGCGCCGGTAAGCGGAGAATATCGTTTCGAATGCGGGATAAATCAGCAGCAGCGCGGCATACCAGGTGGACACGCCGGGATTGCGCATCACCAGCAGCAGCGCGAGTTCGCCCAGCATGAAGCCGATCAGGTAGGCGCCGCCGTCGCCGAGGAAGATCAGGCCCACCGGATAATTCCAGATCAGGAACCCGGCGGCCGCGCCGGCCACCGCCAGCGCGGTCACCAGTACGAACATATCGTTCACCTGCAATGCCACGTAGGCCAACGACAGCAGCATGCA includes:
- the lnt gene encoding apolipoprotein N-acyltransferase, which encodes MLRRRSTSTTAPDPSLRGARPSPKALVLMALAGASSLLSFQPFGWWPLQFLSLACFFYQVGMGTSVRRGTWLGWAFGFGWSVAGMHWLYIAITRFGGLPAILGAIAIALLGLYMGLFGAFAGAAASWLRRTWSLPVAAFVLLVLPATWGVSEWMRGWVFTGFPWAASGYAHNVSPLAGYAPILGVYGVGVLAALGAGCIVMLTQRGRWRWPALSLFAAVMMGGFALKFVAWTHEVGQPLSVRLLQGDVKQDQKFDAAYLYDIIGRYQAMITAAPADLIATPETAIPVAPQQLPEGYLASLQGFAAQTRSHLMIGIPMIDSPTQYGNSVIAFGPGSPAYRYDKHHLVPFGEFIPPGFRWFTDLMHIPLGDQTRGPALQAPFPVKDQLVLPNICYEDAFGEEIAAQLRNAPRPATLLLNVSNLAWYGDSVAIPQHLQISQMRAIETGRPMLRSTNNGATAVIDGRGNVLQRLPFYERGVLAATVRGTEGFTPYIRFGNLAFLALGGLMLLGAWFAGRRYRHRGS
- a CDS encoding CBS domain-containing protein; amino-acid sequence: MPEYPSDVRSDAKPHRSLFERLTALISPEPENRAELLEVLHEAHERNLIDADALSMIEGVFQVSDLSVRDIMVPRSQMDVIDITDPIEEWLPIVLETQHSRFPAIEGERDKVVGILLAKDLLRYYAGESFDVRKMLRPAIFIPESKRLNVLLRDFRANHNHMAIVVDEYSGVAGLITIEDVLEQIVGDIDDEYDVDEDEDNVLSIKEGHLGPRWRVKALTEIEQFNEEVGADLPEIDADTIGGLVASHLGRMPHKGEVFDLQNLRFEVLRADARQIHVLLVEKLPLAEDHHD
- a CDS encoding glycine--tRNA ligase subunit beta, with protein sequence MNQTLLVEIQTEELPPKALVKLGAAFANGIANGLKARDFLEADSVATAHATPRRLAVTITNVRATSPDKSIREKVLPVSVALDKEGKPSAPLAKKLAALGFPDLQIGDLERAQDGKAESFFYTYTASGSQLAGALQDVLQETVAKLPIPKVMSYQRPGGETVHFVRPVHLLLALHGEQVLPLSLLGLEAGRQTMGHRFLSHGQPIAILHADNYAAVLESEGKVLSSAEARKESIRKQLLDKAGADQVLMPESLLDEVAALVEWPVVYECRFEEEFLAVPQECLILTMQTNQKYFALTDSTGKLRSRFLIVSNLETDDPSAIVGGNERVVRPRLSDAKFFFEQDKKKTLESRLPQLANVVYHNKLGTQLARTERVMSLAAAIARRLGFDVALAERGARLAKADLLTDMVGEFPELQGIMGTYYARHDGEHEEIALAASEHYQPRFAGDALPSTDTGLAVALADKLETLVGIWGIGLQPTGEKDPFALRRHALGVMRMLVEKRLPLSLRDLVNDACALFEGQAAFKEARGDIIAFMLDRLRGMLRERGFSPNEVEAVLAQNPDRVDDVVQRLEAVQAFAALPESSSLAAANKRITNILKKNEDALPQDAALKQELLVEPAESALAAKMKLLEGEVTSAFERSDFTGALKTLALMKEEVDAFFNDVMVMAEDVALRNNRLALLSQLHGMMNRVADISKLAA
- the glyQ gene encoding glycine--tRNA ligase subunit alpha, yielding MLTFQQIILTLQTYWDKQGCALLQPYDMEVGAGTFHTGTFLRAIGPEPWRAAYVQPSRRPKDGRYGENPNRLQHYYQYQVVLKPAPENILDLYLGSLEALGLDLKKNDVRFVEDDWESPTLGAWGLGWEVWLNGMEVTQFTYFQQVGGLDCKPVLGEITYGIERLAMYLQGVENVYDLVWTEWEENGQKKTLSYGDVFHQNEVEQSTYNFEHANTDLLFQAFSNHEAEAKRLVELQLTLPAYEQIMKASHSFNMLDARGAISVTERAAYIGRVRTLSRLVAQAYYDSREKLGFPMLPGADKAAA